From Natronoarchaeum philippinense, the proteins below share one genomic window:
- the cruF gene encoding bisanhydrobacterioruberin hydratase, which produces MNRQEIERRLDALVRDNRVTIAITFPLVGVALLIAAAEGAIPQRIAFNPLLLLGAVLVMRLPLIGGLAPLVDRRALVGLAVLAGFTYGVELFGVHTGVLYGEFEYLIDLGPMLLGDVPLALPVFYFPILLNSYLLVALLADGRLDWWARLLAVLCVVVGMDLVLDPGAVALGFWGWETPGAYYGVPAQNYVGWVASGIVAVAVLTVSLDRDKLGRRLERCEYVLDDLISFGVLWGLVNLYFGNYVPVALAVALLLVLVRADRFDVAGLTGGQVSGPADD; this is translated from the coding sequence ATGAATCGGCAGGAGATCGAGCGCCGGCTGGACGCCCTCGTCCGGGACAACCGGGTGACGATCGCCATCACGTTCCCGCTGGTCGGCGTCGCCCTGCTGATCGCCGCTGCCGAGGGGGCCATTCCCCAGCGAATCGCGTTCAACCCGCTGTTGTTGCTCGGCGCGGTGCTGGTGATGCGCCTGCCGCTGATCGGCGGCTTGGCGCCGCTGGTCGATCGGCGCGCGCTGGTCGGTCTCGCAGTGCTCGCGGGCTTTACCTACGGCGTCGAACTGTTCGGCGTCCACACCGGCGTCCTCTACGGCGAGTTCGAGTACCTGATCGACCTCGGGCCGATGCTGCTGGGCGACGTTCCGCTCGCCCTTCCCGTGTTTTACTTCCCGATCCTGCTCAACAGCTACCTGCTCGTGGCCTTGCTTGCGGACGGCCGCCTCGACTGGTGGGCGCGCCTGCTCGCGGTCCTGTGTGTCGTCGTCGGGATGGACCTCGTCCTCGATCCCGGCGCCGTCGCGCTCGGCTTCTGGGGCTGGGAGACGCCCGGCGCGTACTACGGCGTCCCGGCGCAGAACTACGTCGGCTGGGTCGCCTCCGGCATCGTCGCGGTCGCCGTGCTCACGGTCTCGCTCGACCGCGACAAACTCGGGCGCCGTCTGGAGCGCTGCGAGTACGTCCTCGACGATCTGATCAGCTTCGGCGTCCTCTGGGGGCTGGTGAACCTCTATTTCGGCAACTACGTCCCGGTCGCGCTCGCGGTCGCGCTGCTTTTGGTGCTGGTCCGTGCCGATCGGTTCGACGTTGCCGGCCTGACGGGTGGTCAGGTCTCCGGCCCCGCAGACGACTGA
- a CDS encoding prenyltransferase, whose product MSPTPDDENGGASDRGVADASDGDADDDPATGQYATLGAKLRRLFVLSRPRFWLYLAGPVLVGAVYGASELSDLASPLVLALFAYFLLPANVFLYGINDVYDADIDAENPKKEADAREARFGGEPFVVYAVAVCALAAVALIALVPDPAQFWLVGFVILGSQYSAPPLRFKTTPLLDSVSNGLYILPGAAAYAALAGAQPPTLAIAGGWLWAMGMHTFSAIPDIEPDRQAGIETTATRLGERATYAYCALTWALAAAAFGAVDLRLGVALLVYPLLAVGVPLGGIAVDRAYWWFPAINTVVGAALTMGGLWVLAGGLAI is encoded by the coding sequence ATGAGCCCGACTCCCGACGACGAGAACGGCGGCGCGAGCGACCGTGGCGTCGCAGACGCGTCCGACGGCGATGCCGACGACGACCCGGCCACTGGCCAGTACGCCACGCTCGGCGCGAAGCTTCGGCGCCTGTTCGTGCTCTCTCGGCCGCGCTTTTGGCTGTATCTCGCCGGACCGGTGCTCGTCGGGGCGGTCTACGGCGCCAGCGAACTCTCGGATCTGGCGTCGCCGCTCGTTCTCGCGCTCTTTGCGTACTTTCTCCTGCCGGCGAACGTGTTTCTGTACGGCATCAACGACGTGTACGACGCCGATATCGACGCCGAAAATCCGAAAAAGGAGGCCGACGCCCGCGAAGCGCGCTTCGGCGGCGAGCCCTTCGTCGTCTACGCCGTGGCAGTCTGTGCGCTGGCGGCGGTCGCGCTGATCGCGCTGGTGCCCGATCCCGCTCAGTTCTGGCTCGTCGGGTTCGTGATCCTTGGTTCGCAGTACAGCGCGCCGCCGCTGCGGTTCAAGACGACGCCGCTGCTGGACTCGGTCTCGAACGGGCTGTACATCCTCCCCGGCGCGGCGGCCTACGCCGCACTGGCCGGCGCGCAGCCGCCGACGCTTGCGATCGCCGGCGGCTGGCTCTGGGCGATGGGGATGCACACGTTCTCGGCGATTCCGGATATCGAGCCCGACCGCCAAGCGGGCATCGAGACGACGGCGACGCGGCTCGGAGAACGCGCGACCTACGCCTACTGTGCGCTCACGTGGGCGCTGGCGGCCGCCGCGTTCGGCGCGGTCGATCTCCGCCTCGGCGTCGCGCTTTTGGTCTACCCGCTGTTGGCCGTCGGCGTCCCGCTCGGCGGCATCGCCGTCGATCGAGCGTACTGGTGGTTCCCCGCGATCAACACCGTCGTCGGCGCCGCGCTGACGATGGGCGGGCTGTGGGTGCTCGCGGGAGGGCTGGCCATATGA
- a CDS encoding universal stress protein encodes MRYLLATDSVHTTAAACDYLQGRLDADDAVLAVHVRSPADEDARDGREALNVATVRLGAVAGLEIDQRTGSPAEELLAAADEWDAEELVLGARGGAPGTESAVGSTTRAVLDAATRPVVIVPQEDL; translated from the coding sequence ATGCGCTACCTTCTGGCGACCGATTCGGTACACACGACCGCAGCGGCCTGTGATTACCTACAGGGTCGTCTGGACGCCGACGACGCGGTACTCGCGGTCCACGTTCGGTCGCCGGCCGACGAGGACGCACGCGACGGTCGGGAAGCGCTGAACGTCGCAACCGTTCGGCTCGGCGCCGTTGCCGGGCTCGAGATCGACCAGCGCACTGGGTCGCCCGCCGAAGAACTGCTGGCGGCCGCCGACGAGTGGGACGCCGAGGAACTCGTCTTGGGCGCCCGCGGCGGCGCACCCGGCACCGAGAGCGCCGTCGGATCGACGACGCGAGCGGTGCTCGACGCCGCAACTCGGCCGGTCGTGATCGTGCCTCAAGAAGACCTGTAA
- a CDS encoding phytoene/squalene synthase family protein: protein MVDDRQIAQSKAIQRQTGRTFHVATRFLPERVRYPTYVLYAFFRVADEIVDDADGVPPEEQAAELESLRAQALGEKEPEGPVLSAFRELAVEHDISESEIDTFVDAMKSDIDTDRYETYEDLEAYMRGSASAVGVMMTEVMDPERRETALPHAVALGEAFQMTNFLRDVREDVVDRDRVYLPESTLREHGVDPDQIRRLEFSPGVGDAVRAELRRTERLYREGVAGIKYLPDDCQFPVLLAAVLYADHHRLIRGCEYDVVNTEPSLSTARKLWLAARTRWHWQWNRDPEAVFRRASAVSFPDPPRSGRGAVDTAVTPD from the coding sequence ATGGTAGACGACAGACAGATCGCACAGTCGAAAGCGATCCAGCGGCAGACGGGTCGCACGTTCCACGTTGCAACGCGGTTTCTCCCCGAGCGCGTTCGCTACCCAACGTACGTACTCTATGCGTTCTTCCGGGTCGCCGACGAGATCGTCGACGACGCCGACGGCGTTCCGCCCGAAGAGCAGGCCGCCGAACTCGAATCGCTCCGGGCGCAAGCGCTCGGCGAGAAAGAACCCGAAGGGCCTGTGCTTTCGGCGTTCCGCGAGCTAGCGGTCGAGCACGACATCTCCGAGTCCGAGATCGACACGTTCGTCGACGCGATGAAATCCGACATCGACACCGACCGCTACGAGACCTACGAGGACCTCGAAGCGTACATGCGCGGGTCGGCCTCGGCCGTGGGCGTGATGATGACCGAGGTGATGGATCCCGAGCGCCGCGAGACGGCCCTGCCCCACGCCGTCGCGCTCGGCGAGGCGTTCCAGATGACGAACTTCCTCCGGGACGTTCGGGAGGACGTCGTCGACCGTGATCGGGTCTACCTGCCCGAGTCGACCCTGCGCGAGCACGGCGTCGATCCCGACCAGATCCGGCGGCTGGAGTTCTCGCCGGGCGTCGGCGACGCCGTTCGCGCCGAACTTCGCCGGACCGAACGGCTCTACCGAGAGGGCGTCGCAGGCATCAAGTATCTGCCCGACGACTGCCAGTTCCCGGTGTTGCTGGCAGCCGTGTTGTACGCCGACCACCATCGGCTGATCCGGGGATGTGAGTACGACGTGGTCAACACCGAGCCGAGCCTCTCGACGGCCCGCAAACTCTGGCTCGCCGCCCGAACGCGCTGGCACTGGCAGTGGAACCGCGATCCCGAAGCGGTGTTTCGCCGCGCGAGTGCGGTGTCGTTTCCCGACCCGCCCCGATCGGGCCGCGGAGCGGTCGACACCGCCGTGACGCCGGACTAG